The Cloeon dipterum chromosome 3, ieCloDipt1.1, whole genome shotgun sequence genome includes a region encoding these proteins:
- the Cdc5 gene encoding cell division cycle 5-like protein, whose protein sequence is MPRVMIKGGVWRNTEDEILKAAVMKYGKNQWSRIASLLHRKSAKQCKARWYEWLDPSIKKTEWSREEDEKLLHLAKLMPTQWRTIAPIIGRTAAQCLERYEYLLDQAQRKEEGEDGMDDPRKLKPGEIDPNPETKPARPDPKDMDEDELEMLSEARARLANTQGKKAKRKAREKQLEEARRLAALQKRRELRAAGIEVRQRKKKKRMVDYNAEIPFERRPAVGFHDTSEETFNPDDIDFNSLRQQHLDGELRSEKEERERRKDKQKLKQRKENDMPMSMLNNQEPARKRSKLVLPEPQISDNELQQVVKLGRASEAAREVATESGQQASDALLADYTLTTPTTMQTPRTPAPQTDKILQEAQNIMALTHVDTPLKGGLNTPLTESDFSGVTPQHGAVATPNTVIATPFRSSREGGGQTPGSSSSFNTPGSQTQGGVGVLQTPLRDSLNINPDDAVETGGATPAALKSYQRQVRDQLRQGLSSLPAPKNDYEIVVPEDEEPEGASEAMMTDEDQADIDARREEEIRRKLAEELRARSQAVQRDLPRPADMNMSIIRTDTQSLNEMQKAEELIKREMLIMMHYDAVKNPTLSQLGIKDPNEKPKGQRPSAVINEAQYLSFLQRHPYDNFDEHDIKTAKKLLSEELEVVKQGMGHGDLPFDAYTQVWNECLSQVLYLPSQNRYTRANLASKKDRLEALERKLENNRQHMSKEAKRAAKIEKKLKILTGGYQSRAQGLIKQLMDLHDQIEQSKTELSTFEFLQNMERNAIPRRIESVTDDVTKQTNREKELQEKFDGLSTQCSQSETLRQRLAESVELLAPQAEPQTAEVGSDDEDDDDDDDNDNERQETAEKSQEKEEEEPMEEDRQEEEAEETQEMGDEDGNENEDE, encoded by the exons ATGCCGCGTGTAATGATCAAGGGCGGTGTTTGGAGAAACACCGAG gatGAAATCCTCAAAGCCGCCGTGATGAAATATGGCAAAAACCAGTGGTCCCGAATTGCATCACTGCTGCACCGAAAGTCTGCGAAACAGTGCAAAGCTCGTTGGTACGAATGGCTGGACCCGAGCATCAAGAAAACGGAATGGAGCCGAGAGGAGGACGAAAAACTTTTGCaccttgcaaaattaatgccgACGCAGTGGAGGACGATCGCGCCCATCATCGGAAGAACTGCTGCACAATGCCTTGAAAGATATGAATATCTGCT GGATCAAGCACAAAGGAAAGAAGAAGGCGAGGATGGCATGGATGATCCGAGGAAGCTGAAACCGGGTGAAATCGATCCAAATCCCGAAACCAAACCTGCCCGGCCCGATCCGAAGGACATGGATGAAGATG AGCTGGAAATGCTGTCCGAGGCCCGAGCCAGACTTGCCAACACCCAGGGAAAGAAGGCAAAACGCAAGGCGAGGGAAAAGCAGCTGGAGGAGGCCAGGAGATTGGCTGCTCTTCAG aaacGTCGAGAGCTGCGGGCGGCTGGCATCGAGGTGCGTcagaggaagaagaagaagcggATGGTGGACTACAACGCGGAGATCCCGTTCGAGCGGCGGCCGGCGGTCGGCTTCCACGACACGTCCGAGGAGACGTTCAACCCGGACGACATCGACTTCAACTCTCTTCGGCAGCAGCACCTGGACGGCGAGCTGCGCAGCGAGAAGGAGGAACGCGAGCGGCGCAAGGACAAGCAGAAACTGAAGCAGCGCAAGGAGAACGACATGCCCATGTCGATGCTCAACAACCAGGAGCCGGCGCGCAAGCGCAGCAAGCTGGTGCTGCCCGAGCCGCAGATCTCGGACAACGAGCTGCAGCAGGTGGTCAAGCTGGGCAGGGCCAGCGAGGCGGCCAGGGAGGTGGCCACCGAGAGCGGCCAGCAGGCGTCGGACGCGCTGCTCGCCGACTACACCCTCACCACGCCGACCACCATGCAGACGCCGCGCACCCCCGCGCCGCAGACCGACAAGATCCTGCAGGAGGCACAGAACATCATGGCTCTCACGCACGTCGACACGCCCCTCAAGGGTGGTTTGAACACCCCCCTGACCGAGTCGGACTTCAGCGGCGTCACCCCGCAGCACGGAGCCGTTGCCACGCCTAACACGGTCATCGCAACGCCCTTCAGGTCTTCCAGAGAAG GTGGAGGTCAAACGCCTGGTTCGTCGAGCTCTTTCAACACTCCCGGCTCACAAACCCAGGGCGGAGTTGGTGTTCTGCAAACTCCTCTCAGGGACAGCCTGAATATCAACCCTGATGACGCAGTGGAGACCGGAGGAGCCACCCCCGCAGCCCTGAAGAGCTACCAGCGTCAGGTCAGGGACCAACTGCGCCAGGGGCTTAGTTCCTTGCCGGCGCCGAAGAATGACTACGAGATTGTTGTTCCTGAGGATGAAGAGCCGGAAGGTGCCTCAGAGGCGATGATGACCGACGAGGACCAAGCTGACATTGACGCCAGGAGGGAGGAGGAGATCAGGAGGAAGT tggCCGAAGAGCTGCGTGCCAGATCTCAGGCGGTTCAGCGAGACCTGCCAAGACCTGCAGACATGAACATGAGCATCATCAGAACTGACACTCAGTCCCTGAATGAAATGCAGAAG gcTGAGGAGCTGATTAAGAGGGAAATGCTGATCATGATGCACTACGACGCAGTTAAGAATCCTACTCTGTCCCAGCTAGGGATCAAAGATCCTAATGAGAAGCCGAAAGGACAGAGGCCATCCGCCGTCATTAACGAGGCGCAATATTTGTCATTCCTGCAGAGACATCCCTATGATAATTTTGACGAACATGACATTAAAACC GCTAAAAAGTTGCTCTCTGAAGAGCTGGAGGTGGTCAAGCAGGGAATGGGACACGGCGACCTGCCCTTCGACGCCTACACGCAGGTGTGGAACGAGTGTTTGTCCCAGGTGTTGTACCTGCCTTCGCAAAACCGCTACACAAGAGCAAACTTGGCCAGCAAGAAGGACAGGCTCGAGGCACTGGAGAGAAAGCTGGAGAACAACAGGCAGCACATGTCCAAGGAGGCAAAGCGAGctgctaaaattgaaaagaagctGAAAATCTTGACTGGCGGCTATCag TCGCGGGCACAAGGCTTGATCAAGCAACTGATGGACCTGCACGATCAGATTGAACAGTCTAAAACCGAGTTGTCCACCTTTGAGTTCCTGCAGAATATGGAGCGAAACGCTATTCCAAGGAGAATTGAG TCTGTTACTGATGACGTAACCAAGCAGACAAACCGAGAAAAGGAGCTTCAAGAGAAATTTGATGGGCTCTCGACGCAGTGTAGCCAGTCGGAGACTCTTCGTCAGCGACTGGCTGAGAGTGTTGAGCTGCTAGCACCACAAGCTGAACCCCAAACCGCGGAAGTGGGCAGTGATGATgaggatgatgatgatgatgatgataatgATAATGAGAGGCAAGAGACGGCTGAGAAGTCTCAAGagaaggaggaggaggagccCATGGAGGAAGACAGACAAGAGGAGGAAGCAGAGGAGACCCAAGAAATGGGTGATGAGGATGGTAATGAAAACGAAGATGAGTAA